In one Magallana gigas chromosome 9, xbMagGiga1.1, whole genome shotgun sequence genomic region, the following are encoded:
- the LOC136271915 gene encoding uncharacterized protein — protein sequence MPKRKRPVNERKRRERNRERRRQQRQKPVDEDVPQVVTISSVPCGTEDGACLAPPGNFPGLGSMGFPPKEEKPLARVQASPRVKMHSPALRLPSPRGSRLFVHEQDKAPSPDSLERVCAPPRAPGPDTVHVSGPAGQAQLETSMYGGTSRKTKDEGYLTENKKETERKTNRYEHENNEKHISEIDNERNLNKRHADQCSPQSGNESDNDKYCSVQGSFHQADPLFLENSGTQCVANCLAGLAYHKLKNAKFWKTVDMDRALITGDELYTYLQRSSTINDRYLLVEELPERFECFDHCYKFHANESITTVIMADDNLNYADFNAVHLDDAIQIALADNDGCFVCFGGNTLLLGKTECGFFAFDSHSRSLNGMCSVTGKSTRILLKDYKEVYSHLQNLALSMGYSRNVECNLTSVSCKMISLENTNCWYEDDGDKGISQKEKLSLGRKDETPDENDDLLLVGCDNVQYDYFPIDTKLKKQLCEYLNIPYISTDNSSDIQCHRTHISKPRHEQAISGDGNCFFRAISFSLTNSEDYHNIIRNAVCAHMIKNKDLFKPFLRDGLQSVDLYLSSTQMLQEGTWATEVEIFATAHLLNVDIYTYSGECWLKFSVCQIETGMQSRPGAIYLNHHQQNHYNIVLSVTGEESDLTPMQQNKHPQEYKKRHQNRRRMKQERESKSDMQGTSCAAETRKISQRKRYHEDVEFRENKLKAAYIRYSEDEQFQASVRRVSKERYRNDIEYQNRTKKRPKMKYSTDEKHKDSVKKESILKYATDFDHKEYVKKKSVEKYDMNERHRNCVKNRSIEKYATDEEHRNKVKMRSIKKYAIDDKHRENVKANSNKRYKMDKKHRMEVNISSTKRYRENEIFREKKLLAAAKKYKLDDTFRSKTKASSKDLYDSSATIKTEKKERVKRQRLAKKTIFENQEQVIKAFKAKAMQGNDYSCCCCDRLLFQNQVQRCERKTYAKNEQAANVADMCIQDKYSHQCTNSCPENCIKSKIWICYTCHRKILTGNIPAEAAINKMALEDIPKELKQLNSLEKHLIAMHIPFMKVSALPHGGQQNIHGPVVCVPSDLKKVTRLPMKPDDDMLLRVKLKRKLNYKGYVEYQFVDPIHIFEALNFLKQNNHWYKDVSIDTSWEGNVENDHEISGKHDLLSDDDDPQTIATDTCLQPVDIAQEVLDHYFDDIYNIAPGEGNNPVRMLQEQGNEAKTFPYLFPSGHFSWNDNRDTRITLSRYFNNRLMSTDDRFAKDSNYIFFSQFMSDLNQVIEKTQISIRKTVTRLGTYENVTAKMVQNPEVLSKLMKNDEALRFMQPIRGTPAYWSAAQKDLFAMLRQLGIPTWFCSFSAAEHRWNDAVATILRQQDDNRDPSKLDWSEKNEVLRSNPVTVARMFEHRFHLFQTEVIFSPSEPIGKVSDYFQRVEFQQRGSPHMHCLYWIENAPKLDENGEDAVCNFIDKYISCAVPSEEEDMELRNTVLAVQQHSKKHSKSCRKKGTDCRFNFPRPPSACTFINSPQEEENDDDVNVLKQEHSSAKEILLQVWNSVQEIANESDRTEDIFEHLGLTQPEYEEAHRRLAKKRTVVLRRQPCELWINQYNPCLLKAWDANMDIQFVLDPFSCIVYIISYISKSEREMGMVLKQTKIEAEEGNESARTTLKKIGSAYLNHREVSAQEAVYRVCNLKMKECSRKVVFIPVGDNPTRLTKPLSQLERKQKTKDHGSLDDDGDEEDIWMTNIIERYENRPSKSTFQNMCLAEFCSEFRVLAKSQVPKTFNENVFELQDSKGFVQRRTRTKPAVIRYPRFNEEKMSEKYYQSILQLFLPYWTVSQLKPPGFDTFQIFYENGHVKIRGVNALQSVKSIVDTNRTRYAQNEHLLVEAQETFENIGEPEDAWAHLCPESELMRQECTILRNVPADLNVTEELPDMQTDNNSDVLYKVQQNSQSKDEMLQILQNLNDTQMKVFYLVREWCLKKNFGENPDPLHIFITGGAGTGKSQLIKSIHYEASRILGKNVTRPDCVSVLLTAFTGTAAFNIGGNTIHHLFSLPKCMRFPYEPLGEQTLSEMRVQLGDLKILIIDEISMVYKKILLYVHERLVQIKKCKEPFGGVSVIAVGDFYQLPPVKQRKDERLYKDNPLYPVDYWLDLFKMIELTEIMRQRDDIPFATALNSLRTRVVKQPLSEETNSILNECIREGPDDALHVYSTNDEVNDYNLEMLKKTCKDLVEIDAQDFTKDRSTDNLFLRDKPITKPGTCSLSATLLMGDGARVMLTRNCNVDDGLVNGVMGHVSHFVYGQNHAANCVVAIGVIFDNNNVGKKSGKRTKNGNAVLIERVQEEILQQKSKNVVRHQFPLRLSWACTAHKVQGMTVDKAVVNLDRTFCPGQGYVALSRVTSKKGLFVETNKPELFKKKIFADPEVQIALKEMPILVLPNFDTLKDGFTIFLHNIQSLNKHFKDLKKDPRCWNADIICLTETWIKSGQNVSAFEIDGFSFHQSARGDVYNDSNAQVLQLQSSKGGGVAVYINQSEQENHVHSLPEKNLEGICVKCMSGDMVILTVYRPQSLSVTHFLFQLEKLIEYYKLQNQNFVCLGDFNEDAQSPGPIQTFMTDKGFKQIVDFKTTEGATTLDHVYLSSSINAKVQKIPTYYSYHDALMLKIKRNA from the coding sequence TCTATGTATGGAGGGACCAGCaggaaaacaaaagatgagggCTACTTAACGGAAAACAAAAAGGAAACTGAACGGAAAACAAATAGATATGAACATGAAAACAATGAGAAACATATTTCAGAGATAGATAATGAAAGAAACTTGAACAAAAGACATGCAGATCAGTGTTCACCACAATCAGGTAATGAAAGTGACAATGACAAATATTGCTCAGTTCAAGGTTCATTTCATCAAGCTGATCCTTTGTTTCTAGAAAACTCTGGTACTCAATGTGTTGCTAATTGTTTAGCAGGATTAGCCTATCACAAACTAAAGaatgcaaagttttggaaaacAGTTGACATGGACAGAGCTTTAATCACAGGCGACGAGCTGTACACATATTTGCAAAGAAGCTCAACAATTAATGATAGGTACCTACTTGTAGAAGAATTGCCAGAACGTTTTGAGTGTTTTGATCACTGTTACaaatttcatgcaaatgaaTCGATCACAACTGTTATTATGGCTGATGATAATTTAAACTATGCAGATTTTAATGCAGTACACTTAGATGATGCAATTCAGATTGCACTTGCAGACAATGATGGATGTTTTGTGTGTTTTGGTGGAAACACTCTGCTCTTAGGCAAAACAGAATGTGGCTTTTTTGCTTTTGACTCCCATTCTAGATCTTTAAATGGAATGTGTAGTGTTACTGGAAAGAGCACAAGAATTTTACTTAAAGATTATAAAGAAGTGTACTCACATCTTCAAAATCTTGCTCTCTCTATGGGGTATTCAAGAAATGTTGAGTGTAACTTGACAAGTGTTTCCTGCAAGATGATTTCATTGGAGAACACAAATTGTTGGTATGAAGACGACGGAGATAAGGGTATATCACAAAAAGAAAAGTTGTCACTAGGAAGAAAAGATGAAACACCTGATGAAAACGATGATTTGCTATTGGTTGGTTGTGACAATGTACAATATGATTATTTTCCAATTGATACAAAGTTGAAAAAACAGCTATGTGAGTACTTAAATATTCCTTACATCAGCACTGACAATTCTAGTGACATCCAGTGTCATAGGACACATATCAGCAAACCAAGACATGAACAGGCGATTTCAGGAGACGGAAACTGCTTCTTTAGAGCTATTTCATTCAGTCTAACAAACTCTGAGGATTACCACAATATAATTCGTAATGCTGTTTGTGCTCACATGATCAAAAACAAAGACTTATTCAAACCGTTCTTACGTGATGGTTTACAGTCAGTTGATCTCTACCTCTCTTCTACCCAAATGTTACAAGAAGGTACGTGGGCTACTGAGGTTGAAATATTTGCAACAGCTCACTTACTGAATGttgatatttatacatattCTGGAGAATGTTGGTTAAAGTTTTCAGTCTGTCAAATAGAAACTGGTATGCAAAGCAGACCTGGAGCAATTTACCTAAATCATCATCAACAAAACCATTACAATATTGTGCTTTCTGTAACTGGAGAGGAATCGGATTTAACCCCAATGCAACAAAACAAACATCCCCAAGAGTATAAAAAACGACACCAAAACCGCAGACGTATGAAGCAAGAAAGGGAATCAAAATCAGACATGCAGGGAACATCTTGTGCTGCCGAGACACGAAAAATTTCTCAAAGAAAGAGATACCACGAAGACGTGGAATTTAGAGAAAACAAACTAAAAGCAGCCTATATTAGATACTCTGAAGATGAGCAATTTCAAGCTAGTGTAAGACGGGTGAGCAAGGAGAGGTATAGAAATGACATCGAATATCAAAACAGAACGAAAAAAAGACCCAAGATGAAGTATTCTACAGATGAGAAACATAAAGACAGTGTCAAAAAAGAAAGTATTCTGAAATATGCCACGGATTTTGATCATAAGGAATATGTCAAAAAGAAAAGTGTtgaaaaatatgatatgaaTGAAAGGCATAGAAATTGTGTCAAAAACAGAAGCATCGAGAAATATGCAACAGATGAAGAACATAGGAATAAAGTCAAAATGAGGAGCATCAAGAAATACGCAATCGATGATAAACACAGAGAAAATGTAAAAGCAAATAGCAACAAAAGGTACAAGATGGATAAAAAACACAGAATGGAAGTCAATATTTCAAGTACAAAGAGATATAgggaaaatgaaatatttcggGAGAAAAAGCTTTTAGCTGCAgctaaaaaatataaacttgaTGACACATTCAGGTCAAAGACAAAGGCTTCTAGTAAAGATCTCTATGACTCTTCTGCAACtataaaaacagaaaagaagGAAAGAGTTAAACGTCAAAGACTTGCTAAAAAAACTATCTTTGAAAATCAGGAACAGGTTATAAAGGCATTTAAAGCAAAGGCAATGCAAGGAAATGATTATTCGTGTTGTTGTTGTGATCGACTACTGTTTCAAAACCAAGTTCAAAGATGTGAACGAAAGACCTATGCCAAAAATGAGCAAGCAGCAAATGTTGCAGACATGTGCATTCAGGATAAATACAGTCACCAATGCACAAATTCATGTCCTGAAAATTGCATCAAATCAAAGATATGGATTTGTTACACTTGTCATCGGAAAATATTGACAGGAAATATTCCTGCAGAGGCAGCTATTAACAAAATGGCACTGGAGGATATTCCAAAAGAACTGAAACAACTAAACAGCCTTGAGAAACACTTGATTGCTATGCATATTCCATTTATGAAAGTATCTGCTCTTCCTCATGGaggacaacaaaatattcatggACCAGTCGTATGTGTACCATCAGACTTGAAAAAAGTTACCAGGTTACCAATGAAGCCGGATGATGATATGTTACTTAGAGTAAAACTGAAGAGAAAGTTAAATTACAAAGGGTATGTTGAATACCAGTTTGTTGATCCAATACACATATTTGAggctttgaattttttgaaacaGAACAACCACTGGTATAAAGATGTATCAATTGACACAAGTTGGGAAGGAAATGTTGAAAATGATCATGAAATATCTGGGAAACATGACTTATTATCAGACGATGATGATCCGCAGACCATTGCAACAGATACTTGTTTACAGCCTGTGGATATTGCCCAAGAAGTCCTTGATCATTACTTTGATGACATTTACAATATTGCCCCGGGTGAAGGAAATAATCCAGTGAGGATGTTACAAGAACAAGGCAATGAAGCAAAGACGTTTCCGTATCTTTTCCCTAGTGGACACTTTTCCTGGAATGACAATAGAGACACAAGGATAACATTGTCAAGATACTTTAACAATCGTCTTATGAGTACTGACGACCGATTTGCAAAAGACAgcaattatattttctttagtCAGTTTATGTCTGATTTGAATCAAGTGATAGAGAAAACACAGATATCTATTAGGAAAACGGTCACAAGATTAGGAACTTACGAAAACGTGACGGCAAAAATGGTACAAAATCCTGAAGTACTTTCTAAGTTGATGAAAAACGACGAGGCTTTGCGATTTATGCAACCTATACGTGGAACACCAGCGTATTGGTCAGCTGCACAAAAGGATCTGTTTGCTATGCTTCGCCAGTTAGGAATACCGACTTGGTTTTGCTCGTTTTCTGCTGCAGAACACAGATGGAATGATGCAGTTGCAACAATATTAAGGCAACAAGATGATAACAGAGATCCCAGCAAGTTGGAttggtctgaaaaaaatgaGGTGCTTAGAAGCAATCCTGTAACAGTGGCCAGAATGTTTGAGCACAGATTTCATCTTTTTCAAACTGAGGTGATATTTTCTCCATCGGAACCAATTGGGAAAGTATCAGATTATTTCCAAAGAGTTGAATTTCAACAACGAGGGTCACCACATATGCACTGCTTATATTGGATTGAAAATGCTCCAAAACTTGATGAAAACGGAGAGGATGCCGTCTGCAATTTCATAGACAAATATATCAGTTGTGCAGTGCCATCTGAAGAAGAAGACATGGAGCTCAGGAATACAGTATTGGCTGTTCAACAGCACAGCAAAAAGCATTCAAAATCATGCCGAAAGAAGGGCACAGATTGTAGGTTTAATTTTCCAAGACCACCATCTGCATGCACATTCATCAATTCGCCACAAGAAGAAGAAAACGATGatgatgttaatgttttaaaacaggAACACTCAAGTGCTAAAGAGATATTGCTTCAAGTATGGAATAGTGTGCAAGAAATAGCAAATGAATCAGACAGAACGGAAGATATTTTTGAGCATCTAGGTTTGACACAACCAGAATACGAGGAAGCACACAGACGATTAGCGAAGAAAAGAACAGTTGTTCTTAGAAGACAACCATGTGAACTTTGGATCAATCAATATAATCCATGCCTCTTAAAAGCTTGGGATGCCAATATGGATATTCAGTTTGTTTTGGATCCTTTTAGTTGCATCGTTTACATCATTTCGTACATATCAAAGTCTGAGAGAGAAATGGGAATGGtgttaaaacaaacaaaaatagagGCAGAAGAGGGAAATGAAAGTGCCCGTACGACCTTGAAAAAAATTGGGTCTGCATATTTGAATCATCGGGAAGTAAGCGCACAAGAAGCTGTTTATCGTGtatgtaacttaaaaatgaaGGAATGTTCGAGAAAAGTTGTCTTTATACCTGTAGGTGACAACCCCACTAGATTGACTAAACCTCTCTCTCAgcttgaaagaaaacaaaagacaaaaGATCATGGCAGTCTTGACGATGACGGTGATGAAGAAGATATCTGGATGACAAATATAATAGAAAGATATGAAAATCGACCATCAAAGTCAACGTTTCAGAATATGTGTCTGGCAGAATTTTGTTCAGAATTCAGAGTACTAGCAAAGTCCCAGGTTCCTAAAACTTTCAATGAAAATGTCTTTGAACTGCAAGATTCGAAAGGATTTGTCCAAAGAAGAACACGCACAAAACCGGCAGTAATCAGATATCCAAGATTTAATGAAGAGAAAATGTCTGAGAAGTATTACCAATCTATCTTACAGTTGTTCTTGCCATACTGGACTGTTAGTCAATTGAAACCACCTGGGTTTGATACGTTTcagatattttatgaaaatggaCATGTAAAAATTAGAGGAGTGAATGCTCTGCAATCAGTCAAATCAATCGTTGACACAAACCGAACACGTTATGCtcaaaatgaacatttactTGTAGAAGCGCAAGAAACGTTCGAAAACATCGGGGAACCAGAAGATGCATGGGCACATCTTTGTCCAGAATCAGAGTTAATGAGACAAGAATGCACTATATTAAGAAATGTACCAGCTGATTTGAATGTCACAGAGGAGCTTCCAGATATGCAAACTGATAACAACTCGGATGTACTTTACAAAGTTCAACAAAATTCACAATCCAAAGACGAGATGTTGCAAATCctgcaaaatttaaatgacacacAAATGAAGGTTTTCTATTTAGTTCGAGAGTGgtgtttaaagaaaaactttGGAGAAAATCCAGATCCACTGCACATTTTCATAACAGGTGGTGCAGGAACAGGCAAGAGCCAACTTATCAAATCCATACACTATGAGGCGTCACGCATTCTTGGAAAAAATGTGACACGTCCTGACTGTGTTTCAGTGCTATTAACCGCGTTTACTGGAACAGCTGCATTCAACATAGGAGGAAATAcaattcatcatttattttcactacCGAAATGTATGCGTTTCCCCTATGAACCTTTGGGAGAACAGACTCTAAGTGAAATGAGAGTTCAACTAGGAGATCTCAAAATTCTAATTATTGATGAGATTTCGatggtatataaaaaaatactgttgtATGTTCACGAAAGACTTGTGCAAATCAAAAAATGCAAAGAACCTTTTGGTGGAGTGTCTGTTATTGCAGTTGGAGATTTTTACCAGCTCCCTCCAGTAAAACAACGAAAAGATGAAAGACTTTACAAAGACAATCCACTTTACCCAGTTGATTATTGGCTTGATCTTTTCAAAATGATTGAGTTAACCGAAATTATGAGACAACGTGACGACATACCGTTTGCAACAGCGCTAAATTCACTTCGGACTAGAGTAGTAAAACAACCACTGTCAGAAGAAACAAATTCCATCCTGAACGAATGCATAAGGGAAGGTCCAGACGATGCTCTCCACGTATATTCAACAAATGATGAAGTAAATGACTACAACTTAGAGATGCTTAAAAAAACCTGTAAAGACCTTGTTGAGATTGACGCCCAAGACTTTACTAAAGATAGATCGACAGATAATCTATTCTTAAGAGATAAGCCAATAACAAAACCTGGAACATGCAGTCTTTCAGCCACTTTGTTAATGGGAGATGGAGCAAGGGTAATGCTGACAAGAAACTGTAATGTTGATGACGGCCTTGTAAACGGAGTAATGGGACATGTATCTCATTTTGTATATGGTCAGAACCATGCAGCCAACTGTGTTGTTGCAATAGGAGTAATATTTGACAATAATAATGTTGGGAAAAAGTCTGGAAAAAGAACCAAAAATGGAAATGCTGTTCTGATTGAAAGAGTTCAAGAGGAGATACTACAACAAAAAAGTAAGAACGTTGTACGACACCAGTTTCCATTACGATTGTCATGGGCTTGCACAGCACACAAAGTACAAGGAATGACAGTTGACAAAGCTGTTGTTAATTTAGACCGCACATTTTGCCCGGGGCAAGGCTATGTTGCATTAAGCCGAGTTACCTCAAAGAAAGGATTATTTGTTGAAACCAACAAACCAGAATTATTCAAGAAAAAGATATTTGCTGACCCAGAAGTCCAAATAGCCTTAAAAGAAATGCCAATATTGGTACTACCAAACTTTGATACTCTCAAAGATGGATTCACAATATTTCTTCATAACATTCAGAGTCTCAATAAACATTTCAAAGATCTTAAAAAGGATCCTCGATGTTGGAATGCGGATATCATATGTCTAACAGAGACTTGGATCAAATCTGGACAAAATGTCAGTGCATTCGAGATCGATGGTTTCAGTTTTCATCAATCGGCTAGAGGAGATGTGTATAATGACAGCAATGCTCAAGTTTTACAACTACAGTCTTCAAAGGGTGGTGGTGTTGCTGTTTACATTAACCAATCTGAACAGGAAAACCATGTTCATTCGCTGCCTGAAAAAAATTTAGAAGGCATCTGTGTAAAGTGTATGTCAGGAGACATGGTAATTTTAACTGTATATCGTCCACAGTCTTTGAGTGTTACTCACTTTTTGTTCCAACTTGAAAAACTGATAGAATACTACAAACTACAAAATCAGAACTTTGTTTGTCTTGGTGACTTCAATGAGGATGCCCAATCACCAGGCCCTATTCAGACTTTTATGACTGACAAAGGTTTCAAGCAAATAGTTGATTTCAAAACAACGGAAGGTGCCACTACTCTTGATCATGTATATTTGTCATCATCGATTAATGCAAAAGTACAAAAAATACCAACGTATTACAGTTATCACGATGcactaatgttgaaaattaaaagaaacgCATAA